From the genome of Callithrix jacchus isolate 240 chromosome 7, calJac240_pri, whole genome shotgun sequence, one region includes:
- the TXLNA gene encoding alpha-taxilin isoform X1 encodes MKNQDKKNGAAKQSNPKSSPGQPEAVPEGTQERPSQAAPAAEAEGPGSGQAPRKPEGAQAKTAQSGALRDVSEELSRQLEDILSTYCVDNNQGGPGEDGAQGEPEDAEKSRTYVARNGEPEPSPVVNGEKVPSKGEPGTEEIRPSDDVGDRDHRRPQEKKKAKGLGKEITLLMQTLNTLSTPEEKLAALCKKYAELLEEHRNSQKQMKLLQKKQSQLVQEKDHLRGEHSKAVLARSKLESLCRELQRHNRSLKEEGVQRAREEEEKRKEVTSHFQVTLNDIQLQMEQHNERNSKLRQENMELAERLKKLIEQYELREEHIDKVFKHKDLQQQLVDAKLQQAQEMLKEAEERHQREKDFLLKEAVESQRMCELMKQQETHLKQQLALYTEKFEEFQNTLSKSSEVFTTFKQEMEKMTKKIKKLEKETTMYRSRWESSNKALLEMAEEKTVRDKELEGLQVKIQRLEKLCRALQTERNDLNKRVQDLSAGGQGSLTDSVPERRPEGPGAQAPSSPRVTEAPCYPGAPSTEASGQTGPQEPTSARA; translated from the exons ATGAAGAACCAAGACAAAAAGAACGGGGCTGCCAAACAATCCAACCCAAAAAGCAGCCCGGGACAACCGGAAGCGGTACCCGAGGGAACCCAGGAGCGGCCCAGCCAGGCGGCTCCTGCGGCAGAAGCTGAAGGTCCCGGCAGCGGGCAGGCTCCTCGGAAGCCGGAGG GGGCACAAGCCAAAACAGCTCAATCTGGGGCCCTCCGTGATGTCTCTGAGGAGCTGAGCCGCCAATTGGAAGACATACTGAGCACATACTGTGTGGACAATAACCAGGGGGGCCCAGGCGAGGATGGGGCACAGGGTGAGCCggaagatgcagagaagtcccGGACCTATGTGGCAAGGAATGGGGAGCCTGAGCCATCTCCAGTAGTCAATGGAGAAAAGGTACCCTCCAAGGgggagccaggcacagaagaGATCCGGCCGAGTGATGATGTGGGAGACCGAGACCACCGAAGGccacaggagaagaaaaaagccAAGGGTTTGG GGAAGGAGATCACGTTGCTGATGCAGACATTGAATACTCTGAGTACCCCAGAGGAGAAGCTGGCTGCTCTGTGCAAGAAGTATGCTGAACTG CTGGAGGAGCACcggaactcacagaagcagatgAAGCTCCTGCAGAAAAAGCAGAGCCAGCTGGTACAAGAGAAGGACCACCTGCGTGGTGAGCACAGCAAGGCTGTCCTGGCCCGTAGCAAGCTTGAGAGCCTGTGCCGTGAGCTGCAGCGGCACAACCGCTCCCTTAAG GAAGAAGGTGTGCAGCGGgcccgggaggaggaggagaagcgcAAGGAGGTGACTTCGCACTTCCAGGTGACATTGAATGACATTCAGCTGCAGATGGAACAGCACAATGAGCGCAACTCCAAGCTGCGCCAAGAGAACATGGAGCTGGCTGAGAGGCTCAAGAAGCTGATTGAGCAGTATGAGCTGCGAGAGGAG CATATCGACAAAGTCTTCAAACACAAGGACCTACAACAGCAGCTGGTGGATGCCAAGCTCCAGCAGGCCCAGGAGATGCTAAAGGAAGCAGAAGAGCGGCACCAACGGGAGAAGGATTTT ctcctgaaagaggcagtaGAGTCCCAGAGGATGTGTGAGCTGATGAAGCAGCAGGAGACCCACCTGAAGCAGCAG CTTGCCCTATACACAGAGAAGTTTGAGGAGTTCCAGAACACACTTTCCAAAAGCAGCGAGGTATTCACCACTTTCAAGCAGGAGATGGAAAAG ATGACTAAGAAGATCAAGAAGCTGGAGAAAGAAACCACCATGTACCGGTCCCGGTGGGAGAGCAGCAACAAGGCCCTGCTTGAAATGGCTGAGGAG AAAACAGTCCGGGATAAAGAGCTGGAGGGCCTGCAGGTAAAAATCCAACGGCTGGAGAAGCTGTGCCGGGCACTGCAGACAGAGCGCAATGACCTGAACAAGAGGGTACAGGACCTGAGTGCTGGTGGCCAGGGCTCCCTCACTGACAGTGTCCCTGAGAGGAGGCCAGAGGGGCCTGGGGCTCAAGCACCCAGCTCCCCCAGGGTCACAGAAGCACCTTGCTATCCAGGAGCACCAAGCACAGAAGCATCAGGCCAGACTGGGCCTCAAGAGCCCACCTCCGCCAGGGCCTAG
- the TXLNA gene encoding alpha-taxilin isoform X2, whose protein sequence is MKNQDKKNGAAKQSNPKSSPGQPEAVPEGTQERPSQAAPAAEAEGPGSGQAPRKPEGAQAKTAQSGALRDVSEELSRQLEDILSTYCVDNNQGGPGEDGAQGEPEDAEKSRTYVARNGEPEPSPVVNGEKVPSKGEPGTEEIRPSDDVGDRDHRRPQEKKKAKGLGKEITLLMQTLNTLSTPEEKLAALCKKYAELLEEHRNSQKQMKLLQKKQSQLVQEKDHLRGEHSKAVLARSKLESLCRELQRHNRSLKEEGVQRAREEEEKRKEVTSHFQVTLNDIQLQMEQHNERNSKLRQENMELAERLKKLIEQYELREEMTKKIKKLEKETTMYRSRWESSNKALLEMAEEKTVRDKELEGLQVKIQRLEKLCRALQTERNDLNKRVQDLSAGGQGSLTDSVPERRPEGPGAQAPSSPRVTEAPCYPGAPSTEASGQTGPQEPTSARA, encoded by the exons ATGAAGAACCAAGACAAAAAGAACGGGGCTGCCAAACAATCCAACCCAAAAAGCAGCCCGGGACAACCGGAAGCGGTACCCGAGGGAACCCAGGAGCGGCCCAGCCAGGCGGCTCCTGCGGCAGAAGCTGAAGGTCCCGGCAGCGGGCAGGCTCCTCGGAAGCCGGAGG GGGCACAAGCCAAAACAGCTCAATCTGGGGCCCTCCGTGATGTCTCTGAGGAGCTGAGCCGCCAATTGGAAGACATACTGAGCACATACTGTGTGGACAATAACCAGGGGGGCCCAGGCGAGGATGGGGCACAGGGTGAGCCggaagatgcagagaagtcccGGACCTATGTGGCAAGGAATGGGGAGCCTGAGCCATCTCCAGTAGTCAATGGAGAAAAGGTACCCTCCAAGGgggagccaggcacagaagaGATCCGGCCGAGTGATGATGTGGGAGACCGAGACCACCGAAGGccacaggagaagaaaaaagccAAGGGTTTGG GGAAGGAGATCACGTTGCTGATGCAGACATTGAATACTCTGAGTACCCCAGAGGAGAAGCTGGCTGCTCTGTGCAAGAAGTATGCTGAACTG CTGGAGGAGCACcggaactcacagaagcagatgAAGCTCCTGCAGAAAAAGCAGAGCCAGCTGGTACAAGAGAAGGACCACCTGCGTGGTGAGCACAGCAAGGCTGTCCTGGCCCGTAGCAAGCTTGAGAGCCTGTGCCGTGAGCTGCAGCGGCACAACCGCTCCCTTAAG GAAGAAGGTGTGCAGCGGgcccgggaggaggaggagaagcgcAAGGAGGTGACTTCGCACTTCCAGGTGACATTGAATGACATTCAGCTGCAGATGGAACAGCACAATGAGCGCAACTCCAAGCTGCGCCAAGAGAACATGGAGCTGGCTGAGAGGCTCAAGAAGCTGATTGAGCAGTATGAGCTGCGAGAGGAG ATGACTAAGAAGATCAAGAAGCTGGAGAAAGAAACCACCATGTACCGGTCCCGGTGGGAGAGCAGCAACAAGGCCCTGCTTGAAATGGCTGAGGAG AAAACAGTCCGGGATAAAGAGCTGGAGGGCCTGCAGGTAAAAATCCAACGGCTGGAGAAGCTGTGCCGGGCACTGCAGACAGAGCGCAATGACCTGAACAAGAGGGTACAGGACCTGAGTGCTGGTGGCCAGGGCTCCCTCACTGACAGTGTCCCTGAGAGGAGGCCAGAGGGGCCTGGGGCTCAAGCACCCAGCTCCCCCAGGGTCACAGAAGCACCTTGCTATCCAGGAGCACCAAGCACAGAAGCATCAGGCCAGACTGGGCCTCAAGAGCCCACCTCCGCCAGGGCCTAG
- the TXLNA gene encoding alpha-taxilin isoform X3, with protein MQTLNTLSTPEEKLAALCKKYAELLEEHRNSQKQMKLLQKKQSQLVQEKDHLRGEHSKAVLARSKLESLCRELQRHNRSLKEEGVQRAREEEEKRKEVTSHFQVTLNDIQLQMEQHNERNSKLRQENMELAERLKKLIEQYELREEHIDKVFKHKDLQQQLVDAKLQQAQEMLKEAEERHQREKDFLLKEAVESQRMCELMKQQETHLKQQLALYTEKFEEFQNTLSKSSEVFTTFKQEMEKMTKKIKKLEKETTMYRSRWESSNKALLEMAEEKTVRDKELEGLQVKIQRLEKLCRALQTERNDLNKRVQDLSAGGQGSLTDSVPERRPEGPGAQAPSSPRVTEAPCYPGAPSTEASGQTGPQEPTSARA; from the exons ATGCAGACATTGAATACTCTGAGTACCCCAGAGGAGAAGCTGGCTGCTCTGTGCAAGAAGTATGCTGAACTG CTGGAGGAGCACcggaactcacagaagcagatgAAGCTCCTGCAGAAAAAGCAGAGCCAGCTGGTACAAGAGAAGGACCACCTGCGTGGTGAGCACAGCAAGGCTGTCCTGGCCCGTAGCAAGCTTGAGAGCCTGTGCCGTGAGCTGCAGCGGCACAACCGCTCCCTTAAG GAAGAAGGTGTGCAGCGGgcccgggaggaggaggagaagcgcAAGGAGGTGACTTCGCACTTCCAGGTGACATTGAATGACATTCAGCTGCAGATGGAACAGCACAATGAGCGCAACTCCAAGCTGCGCCAAGAGAACATGGAGCTGGCTGAGAGGCTCAAGAAGCTGATTGAGCAGTATGAGCTGCGAGAGGAG CATATCGACAAAGTCTTCAAACACAAGGACCTACAACAGCAGCTGGTGGATGCCAAGCTCCAGCAGGCCCAGGAGATGCTAAAGGAAGCAGAAGAGCGGCACCAACGGGAGAAGGATTTT ctcctgaaagaggcagtaGAGTCCCAGAGGATGTGTGAGCTGATGAAGCAGCAGGAGACCCACCTGAAGCAGCAG CTTGCCCTATACACAGAGAAGTTTGAGGAGTTCCAGAACACACTTTCCAAAAGCAGCGAGGTATTCACCACTTTCAAGCAGGAGATGGAAAAG ATGACTAAGAAGATCAAGAAGCTGGAGAAAGAAACCACCATGTACCGGTCCCGGTGGGAGAGCAGCAACAAGGCCCTGCTTGAAATGGCTGAGGAG AAAACAGTCCGGGATAAAGAGCTGGAGGGCCTGCAGGTAAAAATCCAACGGCTGGAGAAGCTGTGCCGGGCACTGCAGACAGAGCGCAATGACCTGAACAAGAGGGTACAGGACCTGAGTGCTGGTGGCCAGGGCTCCCTCACTGACAGTGTCCCTGAGAGGAGGCCAGAGGGGCCTGGGGCTCAAGCACCCAGCTCCCCCAGGGTCACAGAAGCACCTTGCTATCCAGGAGCACCAAGCACAGAAGCATCAGGCCAGACTGGGCCTCAAGAGCCCACCTCCGCCAGGGCCTAG